A DNA window from Ahaetulla prasina isolate Xishuangbanna chromosome 7, ASM2864084v1, whole genome shotgun sequence contains the following coding sequences:
- the NAPEPLD gene encoding N-acyl-phosphatidylethanolamine-hydrolyzing phospholipase D isoform X2 codes for MGKRPCQAPSSLLGATATAGEGTAGQRRLGGGAQPGREKRRRPLMEEEEEEAAALREPSRESSSPNEMDEEQPCNSNLKEEEVKKRQHSNQGSRGSNSSRTSRKSFRLDYRLEEDVTKSKKSKDGRFMNPWSTWKPVTIPNVLKWIFTEKDNSKVPSSKQVLDMHLPVLKPYFVQNPEQFGKTGVGMRVTWLGHASVLVEMDEVTFITDPIFSQRASPVQCLGPKRFRGPPCTVGELPKIDAVLISHDHYDHLDYPTVMSLNARFGSELRWFVPLGLLEWMQKYGCENVIELDWWGENCIPGHDAVTFVFTPSQHWSQRTATDENKVLWGSWSVLGPWNRFFFAGDTGYCVAFEEIGKRFGPFDLAAIPIGAYEPRWFMKYQHVDPEEAVRIHIDVQAKKSVGIHWGTFALANE; via the exons ATGGGGAAGCGGCCCTGCCAGGCTCCGTCCTCGCTGCTCGGGGCGACTGCGACGGCGGGCGAGGGGACCGCGGGGCAGAGGCGGCTCGGCGGCGGGGCTCAGCCGGGCAGGGAGAAGCGCCGGAGGCCgctgatggaggaggaagaggaagaagcggCCGCCCTGCGGGAGCCCAGCCGGGAGAG TTCATCACCAAATGAAATGGACGAAGAGCAGCCATGCAATTCCAATTTGAAAGAAGAAGAAGTAAAGAAACGTCAGCATTCGAATCAAGGTTCCCGGGGTAGCAATTCTTCCAGGACGTCGAGAAAAAGCTTCCGGTTGGATTATCGGCTGGAGGAAGATGTAACAAAGTCAAAGAAAAGTAAAGATGGCCGGTTTATGAATCCCTGGTCAACCTGGAAACCGGTAACCATCCCAAATGTCTTGAAGTGGATTTTTACAGAAAAAGACAACAGCAAAGTCCCGAGTTCAAAACAG GTCCTTGACATGCACCTCCCCGTGTTGAAACCTTATTTCGTCCAAAACCCTGAACAATTTGGAAAAACCGGAGTTGGTATGCGAGTAACGTGGCTCGGACACGCGTCAGTCTTGGTAGAAATGGATGAAGTTACGTTTATTACCGATCCCATCTTCAGCCAGCGGGCTTCCCCAGTGCAGTGTCTGGGTCCTAAGCGTTTCCGAGGCCCTCCGTGCACCGTCGGCGAACTGCCCAAAATAGACGCGGTGTTGATCAGCCACGATCATTACGACCATCTGGATTATCCGACCGTCATGAGTTTAAACGCACGTTTTGGCAGTGAATTGAGGTGGTTCGTGCCTCTGGGCCTTTTAGAGTGGATGCAGAAATACGGCTGCGAGAACGTCATCGAACTGGACTGGTGGGGAGAAAACTGCATTCCTGGTCACGACGCCGTCACCTTTGTTTTCACGCCTTCTCAGCATTGGAGCCAACGGACCGCCACGGATGAAAACAAGGTTCTTTGGGGAAGCTGGTCGGTTCTGGGTCCCTGGAACCGTTTCTTTTTCGCTGGAGATACCGGCTATTGCGTTGCCTTTGAGGAAATAGGGAAACGGTTTGGGCCGTTCGATCTTGCAGCCATTCCCATCGGAGCCTACGAACCAAG